Genomic DNA from Schistocerca gregaria isolate iqSchGreg1 chromosome 4, iqSchGreg1.2, whole genome shotgun sequence:
GAGAATGTATTCGACACATCTAAAGCACTCAGTCATTACGAAAATACTTTGAGCATACATTTACCATCACTCATGAACAGTGCATTGAATAGAAATGGTTAAAATGCATGTCAAGAATATTTTAGAGGTTACGATGGATTTATTTAAAGGGAGTATAAAATTCCACATCTATTACGATTTCCCTTTAGACACACAAGAAAGACAATTACCAGCCTTTGTCACAAATTCTTACCTTGCTGAACACACAAAAACTTGCTACAAATGTATCTTCTTAACAATCCTTTTAAATTCATCACTAACTGCTATGAAGATTTCTCTTCTGCCCCACCCCAAAGTCGTGATTACGCTGGTTTACATAGACTTATGGAATTCACAGAATTCGTTATAGTATTCAGTAAGGGCAATCATTCTTACTGTACACTAGCTGTATTTTAATTACCGAGATATCGTGAATATTCTGAGAAAAGTATTCCTTAACCTAATGGCATGAGTCTTCTTATAGAGGACAATACAAAAACGTTATCTGCGGTCGATTTCGTCAAAACTCTTACCTGTAAAGCTTCAAAAATTTCGCATACATCTTTCCATTCCACGATATATCTACAATAATATGAAttcataattataaaaaatatgaacaaattaaCATATTAAATGTCATTAAAAGTAACATCTGAAAACATCTTGGCAAATTTAAATCCACCAACACAAAGTATTCTGCTCCAGATCTTTCACGAAAGGCACCACAAACATAGTCCATAATACAATGGAGATAATTTAAGCCTACCTGAAACTGCTAAGACATTTCGCCATGCTGAACGCTGAAAGAAAATACTGTTATTTTGTAGGCATTTTTTCAACATATAACACGTGTAAGTAAACATGCGAACACAGAAATAGTAATACTgtaacaatgcaaaaaaaaaaaaaaaggtgttacaGGAATTCTAGTCAAGGTCACACAAACAACAagtttaacaaaaattaattttaatggtaTCTCACCACGAGAGGAAAAATGAATAACTGCCCACctgatttttttttgttagtttatCTTCTGTCTCGTGAATCTCCACGAGAACGTCTCGGTGATGCACTTCGGGATCTGGATCGGCTGTAAGAACGACGTCGTGGTGTTCGGGATCTTGAACGACCACGACGATCACCACCGGCACTTCTTCGGCTTCTCCCTGTTGACATCTCCACCCTTACGCGGGAGCCACACATTCTAATACCGTCGAGACCCCGAACAGCATCTTCAGCGTCTCTCGGGTCTTCAAACTGCACAAAGGCAAACCCAGGTGGGTTTCTTGCTAGCCAAACATCTCTAAGACGCCCATACTTACTGAAAGCGGATTCAATTTCATATTTGGAAGCGCTACTTCCCAGATTTCCCACAAACACTTTGCATGACAAATCCCAATCTCTGTAGCGAGACATATTGCCGATTGTTTTCTCTGGTGTATTATAAATTCGGTGGATTTACTCTTTAAATTTACCACCACTTACTCGAGAGACTAAAATTTCAAAAATACCCCTTTACAATCACTCACGAGACGCCATTTACCCAACACCTTTCGACACAGATAGAATTCGCTTCACACAAACAACCTATGCCAAAGATATTACTTGTGAGAACAAAGACCTAAACGGACACTTGAAAATGTAAAACTTATCTAACGTTTCCAGTTAATAGCCATCGCACATTATCCATTTAAATTTTCAGAATGTGctttattcttcattatttccatttaAGATTAAAAAGGTCGTACGATAGAGATTTGTGCTATTCTGGTAAATTGATTGATTTAGGCGGGAATTTTAAAATCATAATTCGTCATGGAGGCCGCAGAAATAGTAACTGGAAATATCTAGAAAATAATAATGTCAGTAACAGGATTCATACTGCACCAACGTAAAAGAGCCCTATATTAAATTCTAGGATGCAGTAAAACGGCGGCACACGGGGGCTCTTATTATTTGGAATCACAGATATTCTACGAAAACTTCATAAAGTCATCATGAGTTGTGGTGACTACTTGTCAATTGAAAACAATCTGCAATGAACCTTGAATCATAGGTATTGAAAATAAGATTTAATACTATCAGTAATAACAACAATAGGGTAAAGAATGTGTACGTCATTCTTCTGTGTAGTTACGGGATCACAGATTTGACTCATGAGGGCCACTCTACTGAAACTGCTATTAAGCTTTTATGAAATACGTTGTTCAGTAAATGACTGGTTTAGTTCTAGTTTAAGAAACTGAATGCAGGAAGTTGTTCTAGGCTATTCGAATAGTACAAAGAGGAAAACCACATCAACTGCATGGAGCGAAATTACACTTGGAATTCCACAGGGTTTGATTATTAGTCCCCATACTATTCTTGCTTTACATTAGAGATTTGTCATTTGACTCAGGACGCAATATTAGCACCGATTGCAGATAATACAAGCGTTCTTGTGAAGCTGAACAAAGAAGCATCAATGAAGAAAatgataaaatgatttttttttaagttactgaATGGTTTTTCATAAGTGGGCTAGCTttaaactttgaagaaacacaATTCGCCCTATACTATACTTTCAAAAATATCGCATCTCCTATTAACCCAGTATATCAACAGAAATAATAAACAAGACAAAAAACTGCTAAGTTCTTATGTGTGCATACCGATGACAACTTAAAATGGAAACACTTATAGTAAATATGCTAAATCACTTAGATTTGCCTATGTTTTCCATACGAATATGGGATTTGAAGTAGCAAACGAAACAAAACTATAGCAAGAAGGCATGGTAGAACTACTCCACATAGGTGGTTCACACCATATTTACAGAAGCTAAGATTAATGGTTTTGATATGCTATGATAAGGTAAAAAATGGCAGTGTTGACAATGCAACATATGTTAGCCTCAAGAGACACTATAGATCACAAATCAGATTAGCAAAATGTAGAGCAAATGATACCTTTATTAAAAACTCCAATAATAAGTGTAAGACTGCGTGGAGGGTCATTAAAGCAGAAATAGGTACAGGTAGTCATAGTGTAAAAGTTACAACTGATGTTAATGTCACCCCAGATGAATTTAACCTCTTTTTTTTTATCAATGCAGCAAACTCTAATCCCTCATCTCCTCATAAGAAGAGTTCAAAATCAAATTCACAATCTACTTATATAAACCAGTTTTTACAAAACTTTGCTGATACTGTGCCAACCTGTAATTGGGGACATGTGGAAATAAGTGATGTAATTAAATCAGTGGCAAAGTTAAGTGACTCCAGGTCAGAAGATATTTATGGCCACTCaaattttgtgattaaaaaaataatCGACTTGAAGTCATTCCCTCTCTGCACACTCATAAACTGGATATTGGACAGTGGTATTTTTCCAGAATGTCTGAAGAAGACAGTAGTAATTCCACACACAAAAAGGGTGATAAAAACTGCACTAATAATTATCGTCCAATTTCTCTGACacttattttttcaaaaataatcgaATACTGTATACAAAAGCAAATTAACATGCATTTGTCAAAAAACAATGTACTGACTAAGTCTCAATATGGTTTTAGGGCCCAGTTATCAGCAATTGATGCTGTTGAAAATGTAGTTTCTATTGTGCAATCTTCTTTTGAATCCAAATTATTTGCTGAAGCCACACTAGTGGACTTAAGTgaagcatttgattctgtaaaccatgcaACACTGCTGAAAAAACTATGGTGTTATGGTATTAGGGATCTGGAACTCTCCCTCATTAAATCATATCTCAGTAACAGAAAGCAAACTGTAAGCTACAACGGTCAAAAGTCACAGTTACTGAATGTCACTAGAGGTGTATCCCAAGGATCAGTGCTTGGGCCAATactgtttataatatttataaatgacctgcccAGCAATATGCCATGCAAATCTGTGCTTTACGCAGATGATACAATTTTCATCAATTCAGGAAAGGACATAAATAAACTGAAGGAGCAAAGTAAAGATTTTCTCAGATTATCCAATATGTACCAATGAGTTAGCTACTAACTATGAAAAGACTGTAAATATATCCTTCAGCTTATCCAATGCTGATATTGAGTACACTTCTACCAAACTTCTTGGCATATACTTAGATATGAAATTAAACTGGCAGGGTTACATACACAACATATCTCGAAAGCTTTCACGAGTTATCtatctactgaaaaaattacgcacctgtgtttctgaaagcctgctgattaattcctattatgcattctttcattgccatattagctatggtatacttctatggggtaattctccatggttcaggaaaatttttatttggaaGAAAGCCATCAGGAGAATCTCTGGGATTACCAAAAATAACATATCACGTGAGTCATACTTCAAAGAATTACGGATAATGACAGTCCCTTCTCTTTTTATATACAGCTGCcttttgtacataaaagaaaactttaacagttacaaccttaggcagtccgttcataatcataacactcatcaaacatttaaaatagacATACCAACAACTCAACTCAAGGAAACACAAGACAGttatgaatacatgggaataaggCTTTTCAATACATTACCTGTGCAGGCACATTGTGTCTCTCTTTATGAATTTAAAAGTAAGCCTAAAAATGGCTGAGAGACAAAACTTTTTACAATGTTAAAGAatttgaaaactcttcaaaaatagACCTGACATACGAAACAACTTGCAACTCTGTTTGTACCTCTTCCTAAGCTTTTTTtgtctctgtagttccacatttaactgttaaacatgtggagaaatccttatgtatgaaatgtattcttttattatccacattctttaaaatgcacactttagttatgtgggatatctttatgtatcaaatgtattcttttgttatgtatgttcctttaaaatgtatactttagcttTGTGTAATACACCTCACAatagttatatttcttaatatgtaaattgtacattACTCATGATGACACTGATGGCAtgtaaatgcttaaagatggataaataaataaataaataaataaataaaataaataaataaagctaacatattttgcatatttttattcagtGGTGTATTTTAAAAGAATATTCAAAAGTAACTCCTCAATTAAGGAAAAGTATTCTCTGCATACATGGAAATAAtaagaattgttcaaaatgttcaaatgtgtgtgaaatcttatgggattaactgctaaggtcatcaggccctaagcttaaacaatacttaacctaaattatcctaacgacaaacacacacacccatgcctgagggaggactcgaacctccaccgggaccagccacacagtccagaactgcagcaccttagaccactcagctaatcccgtgcggcaattAGAATTATGTGAGTGGTTTACGCATATGTATCTATCAGGCATCTCTTTCATAAGCTGGAAAAATTAACCGGTGCCTCACAGTGCATCtgctcacttatgaaatttgttactatatcaataATCCAACTAagtttgagagtaacagagatattcaTAAATACAATGCTATAAGGAAAAATGATATGCACTACTCTTTAATGAATCTGACTTTGGTAGAGTAACgggtgaaatatgcagctataaaactttttgactgTCTACCCATGAAAATAAAGTGTCTGATAGGCAGCAGAAATGTTTTAAATGTAGGTTAAAGAAGTTTCTCCATGACAATTCACTCTAAACAATAGAGGAATTCTTGAGAGGGACAGTTAGTCTTTTTAAAGTATAAACCTTGTGAATGGCTACCAGGTAcccataaaaataatatttttaaaaacatttttttagttgTGTATAAGGGTTCTAGATTTGTTCTGTTGACATAGTGTACATCATAACACACCATTAGTGCATCAAAAAGAGCTATGCCTGACTAAATCTTGACAACATGAATGAaaggctgttcaaatggttcaaatggctctgagcactatgggacttaacttctgaggtcatcagtcctctagaacgtagaactacttaaacctaactaacttaaggacataacacacatccatgcccgaggcaggattcgaacctgcaaccgtagtggtcgcgcggctccagactgtagcgcctagaatcgctcggccactccagccggcttgaaAGGCTGTATATCAGTTACTAGCAAATAATTCTTTTCAAGCACTTAAATTTCTTTTTTATCATTCTTATAATAAACCAGGACTGTAGTTAGTGCAGCCCTAATTCACTGTTACACCTGGAATCAGGGTAAATCATGTACAGAGATTTGATCACCAGCAAAAGATCACTTGCTGTTTAATAGTCTATGAAGCCACATGACCATCAGACATTAATACTTAAAGGGCTAGTTCTTGTATGCAGGGAAAACTTCAGTTCACaagaaaatatatgaataacaaggaGCTGACACACAAACTTCCAGAAGTTCAACATATATCACTTGATAAAAACGTGAGCAAGTTCGGAGCACTCCACCTGTCACAGACCATGGTAGCAAAAGTACCCAGAGGAATTGTTTctgagactgtcaaccacagcaaaGCACTGCTGCTAGAATCAATGTGTCACAACAGTACAACAGGATGAtgcatgaaatttggcaagcagaGTGGATTGCCACAGTGTTGGTATTATAGCCCAGTGGCAGTAGCAGTGAGAAGATGATGGCATAGTATAGTTGGTTGATCCAGTAAAAATGGTAGAAAAGATAAAGAACAACTTGAAAGTGCTTAGAAAGGTTTGGTGAGtatcttggaaataggaggctactTGAAGAAAGACCATGAAGGAGGGTATATGAAAAACAGTAAATGTAATCAGAAAATCTTTTATAACAATGACATACACCTTAGAGAATCAGAATAAGGGAAACAAAGAACCTAGAGACAAGGTTATGGAAGCAAAAATGGCAATACACTAAGGTTAGAAGGCAACCACCCAAAGGGACAAGTGGTGCCATTTGTTGGCACAATAAATGAAGCCTCAAACAGCAGACAGAGCTCAAAGACATCTGCTAGAGCAGAGAAAAACAAGTATAACAACCGTCAAGTGTTGAGCACCAGTCAAATCTAGAGACAtctactagtattacacaaaagccACACATAGTTGCAGAAATAGGGATGCTATCTAAGGAGCCAAACCCAAGATTGTAAACAAAAACCACTCCCTATCAGAGCTATCAAGTAGGGCAGAACAGAGACAGCAGCAGCAATGAGTCAAGCACCAATGAGTATTGTGAGACATTTATTAGTGAAACTCATAATTCACTCACAAATGCAGAAACGGGTGAAAAAAATCACTGAAAAAGTCAACATCAGTTATTACAGTCCATAACGTAAGTTATTTCAAACACCAAGACGATAATaaaagaatatctacatctacatctatactctgcaaactgttATGAGGTGCATGCCAGAGGGTATTTCCCACTGGACCATTTATTAGggttgcttcctgtcccattcacatatgAAGCACA
This window encodes:
- the LOC126365884 gene encoding RNA-binding protein 1-like; this encodes MSRYRDWDLSCKVFVGNLGSSASKYEIESAFSKYGRLRDVWLARNPPGFAFVQFEDPRDAEDAVRGLDGIRMCGSRVRVEMSTGRSRRSAGGDRRGRSRSRTPRRRSYSRSRSRSASPRRSRGDSRDRR